In the genome of Xenopus laevis strain J_2021 chromosome 1S, Xenopus_laevis_v10.1, whole genome shotgun sequence, one region contains:
- the klhl26.S gene encoding kelch-like protein 26, whose translation MAESGGGEFISIRQSSMADKGSSVKCTFSAPGHSTTLLQGLTTLRAQGQLLDVILTINNEVFQVHKVVLAACSDYFRAMFTGGMREANQDVIELKGVSSRGLRHIIDFAYSAEVTLDLDCIHDVLGAAVFLQMVPVVELCEEFLKSAMSVETCLNIGQMATTFSLASLKESVDTFTFKHFLQIAEEEDFLHLPLERFVFFLQSNKLKSCSEIDLFHAAIRWLQFDYSRRANASHVLCHIRFPLMKSSELVDSIQTVDIMVEDALCRHYLLEAFNYQILPFRQHEMQSPRTVIRSDVFSLITFGGTPYTDNDRTVSNKVYYLPDICSRQFKDLNEMEIGCSHACVAVLDNFVYVVGGQLLQYRSGEGAVDVCFRYDPHLNQWLRILAMQESRIQFQLHVLNGMLYATGGRNRSGSLASVERYCPKNNEWTYVCSLKRRTWGHAGATLGGRLYISGGYGVSVEDKKALHCYDSSVDQWEFKSPMNEPRVLHAMVGTKNRIYALGGRMDHVDRCFDVLAVEYYLPETDMWTTVSPMKAGQSEAGCCLLDKKIYVVGGYNWHLNNVTSIVQVYNIETDEWERDLHFPESFAGIACASVILPQIINQR comes from the exons TATGGCAGATAAGGGCAGCAGTGTGAAATGTACCTTTTCTGCTCCTGGCCACAGCACTACTCTCTTACAAGGACTGACGACACTGCGTGCTCAGGGCCAGCTGCTTGATGTGATTCTTACAATAAACAATGAAGTGTTTCAAGTTCACAAAGTGGTCCTCGCAGCTTGCAGTGACTACTTCAG GGCAATGTTCACTGGAGGGATGAGGGAAGCAAACCAAGATGTTATTGAGTTAAAAGGCGTCTCTTCTAGGGGACTTAGACACATAATTGACTTTGCATATAGTGCAGAAGTAACTCTTGACCTAGACTGCATTCATGATGTCTTAGGAGCAGCAGTATTTCTTCAGATGGTACCAGTTGTGGAGCTTTGTGAAGAGTttttgaagtctgcaatgagTGTGGAAACTTGTTTGAATATTGGACAAATGGCTACAACTTTTAGTTTGGCTTCTCTAAAAGAGTCTGTTGACACATTCACATTCAAGCACTTTCTTCAGATTGCTGAAGAAGAAGATTTTCTACATTTGCCTTTGGAAAGATTCGTTTTCTTTCTTCAAAGCAATAAGTTAAAAAGCTGCAGTGAAATAGATTTATTTCATGCTGCAATTCGTTGGCTGCAGTTTGACTATTCCCGCCGAGCTAATGCCAGCCATGTCCTTTGCCATATTCGTTTTCCATTAATGAAGTCTTCAGAATTGGTGGACAGTATTCAAACAGTAGATATAATGGTAGAGGATGCATTATGCAGGCACTATCTTCTGGAAGCTTTCAACTACCAAATATTGCCATTCCGGCAGCATGAGATGCAATCTCCTAGAACTGTAATTAGATCCGATGTCTTTTCACTCATTACATTTGGCGGCACACCTTATACAGATAATGACAGAACAGTGAGTAACAAGGTGTACTACTTACCAGATATATGTTCTCGACAATTTAAGGACCTAAATGAAATGGAAATAGGATGCAGCCATGCCTGTGTTGCAGTGCTCGATAATTTTGTCTATGTTGTTGGCGGACAGCTTTTACAGTACAGAAGTGGTGAGGGAGCTGTTGATGTCTGTTTTCGGTATGATCCCCATTTAAATCAGTGGTTGCGCATTCTGGCCATGCAAGAGAGCAGAATTCAGTTTCAACTCCATGTTTTGAATGGAATGCTCTATGCCACTGGTGGGCGAAATCGTTCTGGAAGTTTGGCATCTGTGGAGAGGTACTGTCCAAAAAACAATGAATGGACCTATGTTTGTTCTCTTAAACGAAGAACATGGGGGCATGCAGGTGCCACACTTGGTGGAAGACTCTATATATCCGGAGGCTATGGAGTATCTGTTGAAGATAAAAAAGCTCTTCATTGTTATGATTCGTCTGTAGATCAGTGGGAGTTTAAATCCCCGATGAATGAACCAAGAGTCCTGCATGCAATGGTTGGaacaaaaaatagaatttatgctCTTGGTGGACGGATGGACCATGTTGATCGATGTTTTGATGTGTTGGCTGTTGAGTATTATCTTCCAGAGACTGACATGTGGACAACAGTGAGCCCAATGAAAGCTGGGCAGTCTGAGGCAGGTTGCTGCTTGTTGGATAAAAAGATTTATGTTGTAGGTGGCTACAACTGGCACTTAAACAATGTGACGAGTATTGTCCAAGTATATAATATAGAAACTGATGAGTGGGAAAGGGACCTTCACTTTCCAGAATCATTTGCTGGAATAGCATGTGCATCAGTCATACTACCACAAATTATAAATCAGAGGTAA